In Tepidimonas taiwanensis, the following are encoded in one genomic region:
- a CDS encoding patatin-like phospholipase family protein, producing the protein MALETLIASSFEPPLGNEPRRRALVLMGGGARTAYQVGVLRALARLLGERAFPFQIVLGTSAGALNAAYLASHARDGTAAFDRLAAFWSHLRSDQVYRLAAWRLGPPNLLTAGLTLMWQVRRHRALLDAMPLVDTLHRHLDLGRIDAALQAGVLDAVGVTASSYTSGEHWTFFQTHDARLAPWRRPGRRAEVQPLSIEHLMASAAIPFLFPAVPLWVDGHKEYFGDGSMRQLSPLSGAIHLGARQILVIGVGQPQRAGLTARSGGPEEPSAGTIAGHALASVFHDTLQADVEQAQRVSRTLAQLPPAVAALLPYRPVQVLALQPSASLDELALKHVSELPAATRDTLAGLGALETRRRGTSSAAALASYLLFEPGFVHALIRLGEADAMQRAAELRAFFDDDGADAGTRADAHSVR; encoded by the coding sequence ATGGCGCTGGAAACGCTGATCGCATCGAGCTTCGAACCCCCACTGGGCAATGAACCACGACGTCGCGCGCTGGTGCTGATGGGCGGCGGCGCACGCACGGCGTACCAGGTGGGCGTGCTGCGCGCGCTGGCCCGTCTGCTGGGCGAGCGCGCGTTTCCGTTCCAGATCGTGCTGGGCACCTCGGCCGGTGCACTCAACGCGGCGTACCTGGCCAGCCACGCGCGCGACGGCACGGCGGCCTTCGACCGGCTGGCGGCGTTTTGGTCGCACCTGCGCTCGGACCAGGTGTATCGCCTCGCGGCGTGGCGGCTCGGGCCGCCCAACCTGCTGACCGCGGGGCTGACGCTGATGTGGCAGGTGCGGCGTCACCGCGCCCTGCTCGACGCGATGCCGCTCGTGGACACGCTGCACCGCCATTTGGACTTGGGGCGCATCGATGCCGCGTTGCAGGCCGGCGTGCTCGACGCGGTGGGCGTGACGGCGTCCAGCTATACGAGCGGCGAGCACTGGACGTTTTTCCAGACGCACGACGCGCGACTCGCGCCGTGGCGACGCCCGGGCCGCCGCGCCGAGGTGCAACCCCTCAGCATCGAACACCTGATGGCGTCGGCGGCGATCCCGTTTCTCTTTCCGGCGGTGCCGCTGTGGGTGGACGGGCACAAGGAATATTTTGGCGACGGCTCGATGCGCCAGCTCTCGCCGCTGTCGGGCGCGATCCACCTGGGCGCGCGGCAGATCCTCGTGATCGGCGTGGGCCAGCCGCAACGCGCCGGGCTGACCGCGCGCAGTGGCGGGCCGGAGGAACCCAGCGCCGGCACCATTGCCGGGCACGCGCTCGCCAGCGTCTTCCACGACACCTTGCAGGCCGACGTGGAGCAGGCGCAACGCGTCAGCCGCACGCTGGCGCAGCTGCCGCCGGCCGTGGCCGCGCTGCTGCCGTACCGCCCCGTGCAGGTGCTGGCGCTGCAGCCCAGCGCGTCGCTGGACGAGCTGGCCCTCAAACACGTGTCCGAACTGCCGGCTGCGACGCGCGATACGCTGGCGGGACTGGGTGCGTTGGAAACGCGCCGGCGCGGCACGAGCAGCGCCGCGGCCCTGGCCAGCTACCTGCTGTTCGAGCCGGGCTTCGTGCACGCGCTGATCCGGCTCGGCGAAGCGGACGCGATGCAGCGCGCGGCGGAGCTGCGCGCATTCTTCGACGACGACGGCGCCGATGCCGGGACGCGCGCGGATGCCCACTCGGTGCGATAA
- the corA gene encoding magnesium/cobalt transporter CorA: MLNVFTLVNGRLFQEEIDSLEDLARFKPIWVDMEDPTPEERRWVRQHFGLSIPEDAMDDDIEESARFFEEDNGELHVRSDFLIADEDDPRHVRVAFILNDRNAELRSHGVLFSIHDEDVPVFRLLRLRARRMPGLIDDAKDVLLSLYDADAEYCADTIEEIYEDLERISAKVLSGHVTDDIAGEVLAAIARHEDMSGRIRRNMMDTRRAVSFLMRSRMLSAEQFEDARQILRDLDSLDSHTAFLFEKINFLMDATIGFININQNKIIKIFSVASVALLPPTLIASIYGMNFEYMPELSQKWGYPAALLLMVASAVGPMLYFRKRGWLK; encoded by the coding sequence ATGCTCAACGTCTTCACGCTCGTCAACGGCCGCCTGTTCCAGGAAGAAATCGACTCCCTGGAAGACCTCGCCCGCTTCAAGCCCATCTGGGTCGACATGGAGGACCCCACGCCCGAGGAGCGGCGCTGGGTGCGCCAGCACTTCGGCCTGTCGATCCCGGAAGACGCGATGGACGACGACATCGAGGAGTCGGCGCGCTTCTTCGAGGAGGACAATGGCGAGCTGCACGTGCGCTCGGACTTCCTGATCGCCGACGAGGACGACCCGCGGCACGTGCGCGTGGCCTTCATCCTCAACGACCGCAACGCCGAGCTGCGCAGCCACGGGGTGCTGTTCTCGATCCACGACGAGGACGTGCCGGTCTTTCGCCTGCTGCGCCTGCGCGCGCGCCGCATGCCGGGGCTGATCGACGATGCCAAGGACGTGCTGCTCAGCCTCTACGACGCCGACGCCGAATACTGTGCCGACACCATCGAAGAGATTTACGAGGACCTCGAGCGCATCAGCGCCAAGGTGCTGTCGGGCCACGTGACCGACGACATCGCGGGCGAGGTGCTGGCGGCGATCGCGCGACACGAGGACATGTCGGGCCGCATCCGGCGCAACATGATGGACACGCGCCGCGCGGTGAGCTTCCTGATGCGCTCGCGCATGCTCAGTGCCGAGCAGTTCGAGGACGCGCGCCAGATCCTGCGCGATCTCGACTCGCTCGACAGCCACACGGCGTTTCTGTTCGAGAAGATCAACTTCCTGATGGACGCCACGATCGGCTTCATCAACATCAACCAGAACAAGATCATCAAGATCTTCTCGGTGGCGTCGGTGGCGCTGCTGCCGCCGACGCTGATCGCGAGCATCTACGGCATGAACTTCGAATACATGCCGGAGCTGTCGCAGAAATGGGGCTACCCCGCCGCGCTGCTGCTGATGGTGGCCAGCGCCGTGGGGCCGATGCTGTACTTCCGCAAGCGCGGCTGGCTCAAATAA